A DNA window from Allokutzneria albata contains the following coding sequences:
- a CDS encoding helix-turn-helix domain-containing protein, whose translation MRPHRVVMAVTEGMPIFEAAVPCQVFGVDRPHLADPWYRFSVVPVGPGPVRLSPGFALGPADDGWDLDSTDTLVVPACENVHDAPPAQLVGVVREAHERGIRILSICSGAFVLAAAGVLDGRRATTHWLHADELSRRYPAVRVDPTVLYVEDANVITSAGTVAGIDACLHVVRIDHGAAVAAELARRLVTPPHRDGGQSQYHRPAAPAIREDWLAPLLAWTDEHLHLPLSNADLAARANVSVRTVERRFAEALGMSPLQWLLQQRVRRAQQFLETSDRPVGWIADTCGFGGAASLRAHFARIVGVSPTTYRRSFHERADAARIAS comes from the coding sequence ATGCGTCCCCATCGCGTCGTCATGGCCGTCACCGAGGGCATGCCGATCTTCGAGGCGGCGGTGCCGTGCCAGGTCTTCGGCGTGGACCGGCCGCACCTGGCCGATCCGTGGTACCGGTTCTCCGTCGTGCCGGTCGGGCCCGGGCCGGTGCGGCTGAGCCCGGGGTTCGCCCTCGGCCCTGCCGATGACGGGTGGGACCTCGACTCGACGGACACGCTCGTCGTCCCGGCCTGCGAGAACGTGCACGACGCCCCACCGGCGCAGCTGGTGGGGGTGGTCCGGGAAGCCCACGAGCGCGGCATCCGCATCCTGTCGATCTGCTCCGGTGCCTTCGTCCTCGCCGCGGCCGGGGTGCTCGACGGGCGCCGGGCCACCACGCACTGGTTGCACGCGGACGAGCTGAGCCGGCGCTATCCGGCGGTCCGCGTCGACCCGACCGTGCTCTACGTCGAAGACGCGAACGTGATCACCTCGGCCGGGACGGTGGCCGGGATCGACGCCTGCCTGCACGTGGTGCGCATCGATCACGGCGCGGCGGTCGCGGCTGAGCTGGCACGCCGCCTGGTCACCCCTCCGCACCGCGACGGCGGGCAGTCCCAGTACCACCGCCCGGCAGCTCCGGCGATCCGCGAGGACTGGCTGGCCCCGTTGCTGGCCTGGACCGACGAGCACCTGCACCTGCCGCTGTCCAACGCCGACCTGGCCGCACGGGCCAACGTCAGCGTGCGCACGGTCGAGCGCAGGTTCGCCGAAGCGCTCGGGATGTCGCCGTTGCAGTGGTTGTTGCAGCAACGCGTGCGGCGGGCCCAGCAGTTCCTGGAGACCAGCGACCGGCCCGTCGGCTGGATCGCCGACACGTGCGGGTTCGGCGGGGCGGCCAGCCTGCGCGCGCACTTCGCCAGGATCGTCGGGGTGTCACCGACCACGTACCGCAGGTCCTTCCACGAGCGCGCCGACGCCGCGCGCATCGCCAGCTGA
- a CDS encoding MarC family protein translates to MTFVEAFSILVAVVGPPKILLAFVSDTEHADSRRRWRVALTTTAIALGTGLFVIVAGRLLVQVFHISGGALVLASGVILFVHALDLVLDRKQEPHVDRTGGTHELATAYYANPVAVAYLFLMADASTLPSSFVLAGAYSAVIALDLVAILVLGILLRYVKMTYTWVLVRILGVLLAALGVDLIINGLEQLQIIGEVK, encoded by the coding sequence ATGACCTTTGTCGAGGCGTTCAGCATTCTCGTCGCCGTCGTCGGCCCGCCGAAGATCCTGCTGGCGTTCGTCAGCGACACCGAGCACGCCGACTCCCGGCGCCGCTGGCGCGTCGCGCTGACCACCACGGCGATCGCGCTCGGCACCGGCCTGTTCGTGATCGTGGCCGGGCGGCTGCTCGTCCAGGTGTTCCACATCAGCGGCGGCGCGCTCGTGCTGGCGAGCGGGGTGATCCTGTTCGTGCACGCGCTCGACCTGGTTCTCGACCGCAAGCAGGAGCCGCACGTCGACCGCACCGGCGGCACGCACGAGCTGGCCACCGCGTACTACGCCAACCCCGTCGCGGTGGCCTACCTGTTCCTGATGGCCGACGCGAGCACCCTGCCGTCGAGCTTCGTCCTCGCCGGGGCCTACTCCGCCGTCATCGCGCTCGACCTCGTGGCGATCCTGGTGCTCGGCATCCTGCTGCGCTACGTGAAGATGACCTACACCTGGGTGCTCGTGCGCATCCTCGGCGTGCTCCTCGCCGCGCTCGGCGTCGACCTGATCATCAACGGCCTCGAACAGCTCCAGATCATCGGCGAGGTCAAGTGA